The Actinomyces wuliandei genome contains the following window.
CGCCGGGTGGCGCTGGTGGGGCGCTCCATGGTGCGCAACATGGGGATCGCCTCCGCCCGCGGCTACCTCAAGGTGCCTGACGGGGTGCTGATCGATCCCCGTGACGTCACCACGCTGCCCCCCGACGAGCGCGTCCTCATGGTGACAGGCTCCCAGGGAGAGCCCATGGCGGCGCTGTCCCGCATGGCCCACTCCGAGCACCGGTCGGTGACGATCGAGCCGGGTGACACCGTGGTCTTCGCCTCCTCTCTCATTCCTGGCAACGAGAACTCGGTGTTCCGTGTCATCAACCAGTTGATGCGGCTGGGCGCCCGGGTCGTCCACCAGGGCAACGCCAAGGTCCACGTCTCCGGCCACGCCTCCTCCGAGGAGCTGCTCCACGTCTACAACATCGTCGGCCCCGGCAACGTCATGCCGATCCACGGCGAGATCCGGCACCTGGTGGCCAACGGCGCGCTGGCGGTCAAGACGGGAATCGACCCGGAGCGGGTGGTCCTGTGCGAGGATGGTGTTGTCGTCGACCTCGTTGACGGCAGGGCCGCCATCGCGGGGCAGGTCCCGTGCGGCTACGTCTACGTTGACGGCGCCTCGGTGGGTGAGATTGACGAGACCGAGCTCAAGGACCGCCGGATCCTGGCGGAGGAGGGGTTCGTGTCGGTCTACGCGGTCGTGGAGACCAAAACCGGGACGATCCTCGCGGGCCCCCACATCCAGGCTCGGGGGATGGCCGAGGACGACGCCGTCTTCGACGACGTCCTGCCCGACGTCACTGAGGCCCTGGCCCAGGCCCTGGAAGGCGGTCGTGCTGACGCCTACTCGCTCCAGCAGGTCATGCGGCGCACGCTGGGCCGGTGGGTGGGGCGGCGGCTGCGGAGGCGGCCCATGATCGTCCCCGTGGTCATTGAGGCGTGAGGTAGACCATGACTCGGCTCCGTCCAGCCTGCTTCATCTCCACCGGCTCGGTCCTGATCGACCTGCCCCTGCACGTGGGGCGCTTCCCCGCGCCGGGAGGTGCGGTCACCGGAGTCTCCTCGGGGCCGATGGTGGGCGGCGGCTACACGGTCGTGTCTGCCGTGGCCCGCCAAGGGACGTTTGCCGCCCTGGCTGCCACCCTGGGGACCGGACCCAACTCCGCCCAGGTGCGTGAGTCCATGAGGATCGACGGCATCGAGCTCCTCGTCGAGGAGCTTGTCGGGGACATCGGTACCTGTACCACGCTGATCGAGCCCTCAGGACGACGTACCTACGTCACCACCGAGGGCGTCGAGGCGGAGCCGCAGCGGGAGGACCTGGAGCGCCTCGACCTGATGCGCGGGGACTGGGTCCACGCCACGGGCTACGACCTGGTGCACCCCAGCAGCCGTGCGGTCCTGGTGGACTGGCTCGTGGCCCTGCCCCCGGGGGTGGGCCTGGTCGTGGACCTCGGGCCGGTCCAGCCGGACATCCCTGACGAGGTGCTTCTTCCCCTGCTGCGCCGTACCTCCCTGCTGACCGGCAACCACCTGGAGATGACACGGTTGGCCG
Protein-coding sequences here:
- a CDS encoding ribonuclease J; protein product: MTNFPALKAPGPVPEGAVRVTALGGLGEVGRNMTVFEVEGRLLVVDCGVLFPEEDQPGVDLILPDFTSIEDRLDDIVALVLTHGHEDHIGGVPYLLRLREDIPLVGSELTLAFVEAKLSEHRIRPVLHQVREHERTAYGPFDLEFVAVNHSIPDAMAVMVRTSAGSILVTGDFKMDSLPIDGRVTDLRSFARFGEEGVDLFCVDSTNAEVPGMIGHEGEIGPVLDGVFADSPGQIVVASFASHVHRVQQVLDAAALHDRRVALVGRSMVRNMGIASARGYLKVPDGVLIDPRDVTTLPPDERVLMVTGSQGEPMAALSRMAHSEHRSVTIEPGDTVVFASSLIPGNENSVFRVINQLMRLGARVVHQGNAKVHVSGHASSEELLHVYNIVGPGNVMPIHGEIRHLVANGALAVKTGIDPERVVLCEDGVVVDLVDGRAAIAGQVPCGYVYVDGASVGEIDETELKDRRILAEEGFVSVYAVVETKTGTILAGPHIQARGMAEDDAVFDDVLPDVTEALAQALEGGRADAYSLQQVMRRTLGRWVGRRLRRRPMIVPVVIEA
- a CDS encoding PfkB family carbohydrate kinase, which translates into the protein MTRLRPACFISTGSVLIDLPLHVGRFPAPGGAVTGVSSGPMVGGGYTVVSAVARQGTFAALAATLGTGPNSAQVRESMRIDGIELLVEELVGDIGTCTTLIEPSGRRTYVTTEGVEAEPQREDLERLDLMRGDWVHATGYDLVHPSSRAVLVDWLVALPPGVGLVVDLGPVQPDIPDEVLLPLLRRTSLLTGNHLEMTRLAARMGAIEEIREACPDALLVWRTGGSGCVLWPVGQDRAEVPGFARDVVDTTGAGDTHTGVLVVGLMDGLDPVAAAYRANAAAALAVARVGPARAPRREEIDALLRQG